One region of Zingiber officinale cultivar Zhangliang chromosome 7B, Zo_v1.1, whole genome shotgun sequence genomic DNA includes:
- the LOC122005085 gene encoding protein NRT1/ PTR FAMILY 5.6-like, translating into MASMDGATFPERKKKPQEAEQELVLDCSVDYKRRVPKRASTGCWKASFFIIGIEFAERLSYFGLATNLIIYLTEVLHQDLETAAKNVNYWSGVTTMMPLVGGFVADAYLGRFSTVLLSSVIYIVGLLVLTMTQLIPGLKPCELATCRRSLRLHEIIFFLSMYLISVGTGGHKPALESFGADQFDDNDATERRKKMSYFNWWNFALCSGLILGVTVIVYVEDNVSWWLAYVLLTAVMTISIMIFVAGRHIYRYRAPEGSPFTPMLQVIAAAMAKRRLALPLDAGELYEAPKTEQTDKRLLYHTNRLRCLDKAAIVEHKGDEVAFAVEKSNQWRLATVTQIEELKLVLSVLPIWLAALPFGICVAQANTFFIKQGTITDRRLGHFTIPAASVYSLGAIGMLVSVTFYDKILIPFLRRATGDERGITILKRIGIGMAISASALAAAALVERRRLRLAAEGQTMSISWLLPQFMILGIGDGFALVGLQEYFYDQVPDGMRSLGIAFYLSVLGVANFISSLLITIVDHATSRRPTGSWFAKDLNHSRLDLYYWLVAGITTVTLCGYVYLAKRYSYKRVQDNVRVIDSPEIDA; encoded by the exons ATGGCCTCCATGGACGGCGCTACGTTtcctgagaggaagaagaagccacAGGAAGCAGAGCAGGAGTTGGTGTTGGACTGCTCCGTCGACTACAAGAGGAGAGTTCCCAAGAGAGCTTCTACAGGCTGCTGGAAGGCATCGTTTTTCATCATAG GGATCGAGTTCGCGGAGAGACTGAGCTACTTCGGCTTGGCCACCAATCTCATCATCTACCTCACTGAGGTGCTACACCAAGACTTGGAGACTGCAGCGAAAAACGTCAACTACTGGAGCGGAGTCACCACCATGATGCCGCTTGTCGGCGGCTTCGTGGCGGATGCTTATCTGGGCCGTTTCTCCACTGTGCTACTCTCCTCCGTTATCTACATCGTG GGTCTGCTCGTGTTGACGATGACTCAACTGATCCCGGGCCTGAAGCCCTGCGAACTGGCCACCTGCCGTCGGTCGCTCCGTCTCCACGAGATCATCTTTTTCCTCTCCATGTATCTGATCTCCGTCGGCACCGGCGGTCACAAGCCGGCGCTGGAGAGCTTCGGGGCCGACCAATTTGACGACAACGATGCGACGGAGCGGAGGAAGAAGATGTCGTATTTCAACTGGTGGAACTTCGCTCTATGCAGCGGGCTTATTCTGGGCGTTACCGTCATCGTCTATGTGGAGGACAACGTGAGTTGGTGGCTCGCCTATGTCCTGCTAACCGCGGTCATGACCATCAGCATCATGATCTTCGTCGCAGGCAGACACATCTATCGTTATCGGGCGCCGGAGGGGAGCCCCTTCACGCCAATGCTGCAGGTGATAGCTGCAGCGATGGCCAAGAGAAGGCTTGCTCTGCCTTTGGATGCAGGGGAACTTTATGAGGCCCCTAAAACAGAACAAACAGACAAGAGACTTCTCTACCACACCAATAGATTAAG ATGTCTCGATAAAGCTGCCATCGTTGAGCACAAAGGCGATGAAGTCGCCTTCGCCGTGGAGAAATCGAACCAATGGCGTCTCGCAACAGTAACCCAAATCGAGGAGCTCAAGCTCGTCCTCTCGGTGCTACCCATTTGGCTAGCTGCGCTGCCCTTTGGCATTTGCGTCGCACAAGCAAACACCTTCTTCATCAAGCAGGGCACCATCACGGACCGTCGTCTCGGCCATTTCACCATCCCTGCCGCCTCTGTCTACAGCCTTGGCGCCATCGGTATGCTCGTCTCTGTCACCTTCTACGACAAAATTCTCATCCCCTTCCTCCGACGGGCCACCGGCGATGAGCGGGGTATCACCATCTTGAAGCGCATCGGCATCGGCATGGCAATTTCTGCCTCGGCCCTCGCCGCAGCCGCTCTGGTGGAGCGACGACGACTCCGACTAGCGGCCGAGGGGCAAACCATGAGCATCAGCTGGCTGCTACCGCAGTTCATGATACTGGGAATCGGCGACGGTTTTGCGTTGGTCGGGCTGCAGGAGTACTTCTACGATCAAGTTCCCGACGGCATGCGCAGTCTAGGCATCGCGTTCTATCTGAGCGTGCTGGGCGTGGCCAACTTTATCAGCAGTCTTTTGATCACGATCGTCGATCATGCCACTTCAAGGAGGCCAACAGGAAGTTGGTTCGCAAAAGATCTGAACCATAGTCGTTTAGACTTATACTATTGGTTGGTGGCAGGTATTACCACAGTCACCCTATGCGGGTACGTGTATTTGGCTAAAAGGTACTCGTACAAGAGAGTACAAGACAACGTTAGAGTCATAGATTCACCTGAAATCGATGCCTAA
- the LOC122007412 gene encoding uncharacterized protein LOC122007412 produces the protein MCWPLCRPASGLVAVVPVASGLLAAVSAAVPNVTMPDAAMPDTAVPNASPSCVGCRQQLADGYIIMAEQQTVALRGYKVIRVVRNTFVPDGHRVASYIASKFKKQKRYTWEDGQEEQFKATWNSYCAKLYRDLMYYIKKKGTRPAYVSEMTWSAWTTTWAAERWQENAEKARSNRNTEPGGPSTGIARHTSGSKSIVEHAMDLEHDLAWQPTCMEVFLKTHKKKDGSFIDSRSRALHEQMTERVAQASQPPSEGEE, from the exons ATGTGCTGGCCGCTGTGCCGGCCAGCCAGCGGCTTGGTGGCCGTTGTGCCAGTCGCTAGTGGCCTCCTGGCCGCTGTGTCGGCCGCTGTGCCGAATGTTACTATGCCGGACGCTGCTATGCCGGACACTGCTGTGCCGAACGCTAGCCCTAGCTGTGTCGGATGCCGCCAGCAGCTTGCTGACGG ATATATTATTATGGCTGAGCAGCAGACAGTAGCACTCCGTGGCTACAAGGTTATTAGAGTTGTCAGAAATAC ATTTGTTCCTGATGGCCACCGGGTAGCCTCTTATATTGCTAGTAAGTTTAAAAAGCAA AAAAGATATACATGGGAAGATGGCCAAGAAGAACAGTTTAAAGCTACATGGAATAGTTATTGTGCTAAACTTTACAGAGACCTCATGTATTATATCAAGAAAAAGGGCACTAGGCCAGCGTATGTTTCAGAGATGacatggagtgcatggacgaccacctGGGCTGCAGAAAGATGGCAAGAAAATGCTGAAAAGGCTCGATCTAATAGaaatacagagccaggtggcccAAGCACCGGAATCGCCCGACATACATCAGGATCGaaatctattgttgagcatgCTATGGATTTG GAGCATGATCTTGCTTGGCAGCCCACAtgcatggaggtatttctgaagacccataagaagaaagatgggtcatTTATCGATTCTCGATCTCGGGCCCTAcac GAGCAAATGACAGAAAGAGTGGCTCAAGCCTCTCAGCCACCATCAGAGGGGGAGGAGTGA